The genome window CGACACGCGCTCCTTCTCGCCGTTCGCGATCACCTGCGGGCATCGAGACGAGAAGATTCACCTCGTCCGAGTTTGGGACGGCCGATCGGTCGAAACAAGGACGGGGCCGAGGGCTCGTTCTCACGTTACACCCAAACCGAGTCACTTAGTACAGACCACAATAAGCGGACGAATCAACACAGCTTCAGGTTGGCGCAGGCCGGGCCTCCGTTTCTACAACATGTGACATCTCAGGCTGTCTGGGTGAATCGAATCAAaccgtgatgaagaggatgaagataaTTATTTGACTTACAACCTAAAACCAGAGTCAAATCGCTTGGTTTGAACCATTCGAATGCTGAACAGTACTCCCCCCTTTCAGCAGGGACGGCTCTGCCGCCTGCTGTAAACAAAATGGCCCTTTTGGGACATTAATAAACAAACTTTAACTCGTCTCGGAATATCACCGCCGCGTGAAATCACCGACACCGGAACCACGGATAGTTTGAGGGAGGGCAGCTCGTGTTTCTCGCTTGCTTAATTTTAGCCGCAAGCAGCTCTTTGGCCTTCAGCCTGATGTTTGGCCaggagcgccccccccccccgcccccgtcgcATTTCACTTCTCCCCGTAGTGGATCAGGGATGCCTCCCGATCCTGATCGAGGCCCCACCTCTTGACCCACATAGACTCGCGCCTGTAAAGACATGCTAGCGTGCTACAAATAAATGATCACTCTCAATGTCGCGGTCTATGGAACGGAAGAGCAAAAAGTACAAAAGGAAAAGAATCTTTGATGCGGATCCACGTAGAGAACGGAGGCGATCGCCGATCCGAGGTCTAATGACGAGAGCGAATTTGAACGAGCGTCGTTCCGAACTCAAAACGCCTCAGAGTAGACCAGGCGGGGGCCGCGGCGTACGGAGCGCACGCTTCGAGCATCATGTGGTGAGAACACACAGCCTTGTTGTTTCCAGTCTGCAGAATGAGACAGTGCTGTGgtattacaccccccccccccccccccccccccggatcattATGGCTGAGCCATGTGAAACTGCTCAAAAAGGACTCCTCGTCATGTTTCGGCTGACGTGTAACGCATCGATGAACGAGAGTCATCTGCAGATGACCGCcttcaaaagaaaagaacaaattcATTCAGTTTCTAACATTTCCTTCGTTCTTCGGCGAGCCGAGGGTCCTGCACATCATTTTGGATACGTGCCGTGGGAAAGATTTCTCCCTAAAATCCTTTTTCCACGGAACACGAGACGCCGCTACGCATCACAGCCAGCTAGCTGGTACAAAAACAGATGACCCGACAATCACATCCCCACggacaaaacacaaatgttatTTATCACAAAGACGCGgccatttattcattcatcttcttgaagacgaggcAGGTCTGttggtacaccccggatgaggcgccagctcattgcaACAGCTAAAACTCCGTGGTTATGATGTCggtcaaaaaacaaacaaacaaacaaacaaaaaaaagtccgTCAcattgaaacaggaagtagatttAATGTTAGAAATAGCTCAGCAGTCCTACAACTTCAGATCAGTCAGCTGACgcacagcagaaaaacaaaactgaaactaaaTCAGACAACGCTTCTTAAAATTACGAAGATGTTTAGTGTCGCCTTTTAGACAATTTTATACAAAAAGATTTAGAAATTTCTCAAATTAAACTAAAGTCCATcttaaaatacccccccccccccccctcatatcaTTTGATCGAGTTTCATGAGCAGAACTAATCaatgcttgttttatttaataattaatcCCATGGGATCTTTTGTCGAAGCAGTCTGCATGAAAATGAGCTGCATTTCTCTGCACATTTAATAAAGCAATACTTTATATCTTATacccacatttaaaaaaaacactcgtTCTGCACCACAAGCTCATGACCTACATACATGTTGTTGGATTTTTAAAGCAAACCGTGCATGGTATAACaaagctcaaaaaaaaaaaaaaggacgaaACTAATATGACAGAGCTCGTGCAAATAAATGAAGTAATTCTCCAGATAGAGAAATCAGCAGCAACTATCCTTGTTCAAATCcgtgaaaacagaaaatgtgagaaaataaatgaaatggctGCGTTCAAATGATTCAATATGTGGCCGTAAAGTCACAGAGGGCAAAGATTTCACGGGCGCAGATCGTTTGACATTCAAAACCAAAATGACCAGCAGACGCAGGAGAGGCCATTTGCTTATTGATCacaaaggaggaagaggcagcgaggaaatgaaaaacaggTGACGTCACCGAGGCGAGGAGAGGAAAGGTAGACGGAGACAAAGACCGGCTCTGATAGGGCgctgacaaacaaaacagcagcggtgcagggggggggcatacaaaGGAGAGGAGATGTGCATGTAGTGTCTGCgtggggggggcgagggggctGCAGCACATACAGCATGACAACACGCAATCTGCATTCTGACTGAGCCTGAAGAGGATCCTTCCTTATCATGCACCTGtgtcctttgggggggggggggcattaactccttgaacccccccccccccctaatcatGGGAAACAGAAGCACCCAGGGACGATTTAGAGTCTCTGAACGAAAGGAGTCGTGCAAAACAAACCAGCACGAACACCGAAGGTGTTTGGAGAGGGGAGGAGCGGCGCCGCTAGGTAGGACGGCACGGACAACAAAGGCCGTGGAAAACAAacaggatgaaaggaaaaaacaaaaacgacagACGGCAGACAGACAAGTCCACGTGCACGAGATAAACGATCGGACTCGTAGCTGTGGCGAGGTGCCGTTTAGAACCGCAGacaaacgagggggggggggtattcgtTAGCCTTCTCGTTCACGCACAAATGATCCCAGAACTACAGACAAGCCAGCAGGTTGTTCTGCAAACGCCTCGGCTTTGTTCAAAGCCAAGACTACGATGTagtccaaaaacaacaacaacaacaacaacaaggggggggggggcaaacaccaacatgaagagCAGCCTGAACCCAACGTGCAACTAGAAAGCAGAACAAAAGGGTTCTAATCCCTCCTTGCTCACATTCCTCTGCGTTCAGCTCCATTTCTAGACACAGCTCTGTGGCCTGAGGACTGCAGCGGGGACAGCGCCCCCGCGCGGCCGCACACTGAACaacagagacggaggagaaaaacaacttTGATTGGCAGTCCGGGTTCGGCCAGCTTTTCTACAGGACAATTAAAGTCGGGACCGGCTGAACAATGACTTTCCTGTCCTAATCGGATTGAATGCATTTATACACAAGTATGTCCTCTACAGGCGTCCTcatatctttatatatatatatatgtatatgtaataTTCCACGGTGCATTACTGTGAGCGTTTATCTCCCTAAGATCTGTGGGaaagctacagaaataaaagtcaCGATGCATGAAGATGCCATTGTTACAATAAAAATAGCAAAAACTGATCAGAACAAATGCGAATTTACAAAGgctctcctttttatttttattttatttacagattTGAGAGTGAATCGTCACGTTTTCACAAGTAATCTAATGAAAGGTTTATTGGCGTTGAGGACAGGTAATAGTTCCTACCCGCACGGATCAATACTTCTATTAATTGCTCCTCTCGAGTGGTTTGACTGTGACGTAACGCCcgccgttagcgttagcgttaacGTCTGCTAGCGGAACTTAGAGCCGCTGCGAACATCACTTAAAAAGTTTCACGACGCGGAGAAGCTTTTAAAGACAACCTTTAACTTGCCCGTTTGGTCTGCTAGTCGCCCAAAATGGGTCGCCGAacaagctaaaataaaaataaataaaaaagagagagagagaaaagctaaAGAGGATTTAGGGTAAATCAGGTATTTTTAAGAAgggttatatatataaaaaaaaacatccttctGTAAATGAATGAACGTCACTCAGGCTAGCCCGCTAGCCGCTAAACTTCTCCCAGCTCGACTTCCACCGTACCTGCTTCTGAACTCGCTGGCACTGGCTCCTGAGGGGGTACTCCATTTGATTCGCACAGAGGATCATTttatccccccccaaaaaaaataaacaataagtGTCTGCTACTGCATCAAAGCGGCTCCGTCGCAGCTTAGCGAACAAAGGCAGAGAAGCTACCTCCGCTCACAGCGACCCCCGCTCCGCAGCCGCAGACTCCcgactgagaggagaggaaagcttCCCGAGCAGAGCTGACAGCTCCGGTAACAGcgcgaccaatcagagctcagggggggcggggctggctgGAGGCTCAGATGCTAATTCATTCTGTCGACGTCAGCtcaggggggggaggagcaacCGAGAGCAGACATCATTGCTTTGTAAATGAAGGGATCTGGAACACTTTCACTAACTTGTGCACTAAAAATGTGCCCGATTACAAAGCAAGGGATGCTGAGGAAGAATCCTGGATCTAAATAGGCTTTACAAGATGAAACCAGATCACCGCCTCACATTAAAGGGTTCTAATCTGGACCCTTTCTGTATGGAGTCTCAATGTTCTGGTCTCTTTCTCCCGCAGCCCAAACATATGGAGGGTCGGGGGCTAAAACGTGATTAAAAACTGAACAATGATCATTCCATTTCACATCTCTGCTTCCCTGAATGTATTTACTCCCCATTCGGTCCACAGTACATGCTGATGTCCCACAAAGCCAGGTCTGAGGTGGCACGTGTCCAAGGCAACAGGAAGACagttatttttctgtttgttattcAAATAAAGAACTAACTGCTACTCAGGCTTATTGTCGCGTGGTTTGGGCGCATACTCGTCTTTGTTATCAGTTGGAAATCTGACAAATGCCCTACTTCCCTTATGAAAATGATTCGATATGAAAGGATTCCTGACAAGGAAGTTTTCACTCTGATGAAATTTCTACACTAGACCAAGTTTGTGCAAGTCTgggtcccccccctccccccctacaTTGGCCAAAATAAAACTATCTACCTCTGAGTGCAATAAATGGCGACTAATAGATTTAGTTTATATCCGCATGCCACAGGATACGTCTGATACTTACCGGTACCTTTCTTCCATCATGCTACATCAAATGCAATCTACCACAGAATTTAGGAATAAATAACGCCATCAAGGGAAATCAGGCAGTGAACTTGAACTACTTTCATCACACAGGTTTTATGACGTCAACAAATTTGTTCCTTAGAAACTAAGTCCTTTTGCCTCTCCTGCCTGTTGcagcaaaatggaaaaaatgcTGCCTGCTGACTCCACACCGCAGAGGCTGAACATCCAAACTGGGCTgccttctgcttttcctgcttaATCACACTGGCGTTAAGCTTTAGGTCACTCTACTGCAACATTTAGGCTCTGTGAAGTCACCCATTTATGTATTTCCTCCGTATCAGAATCCTCTACTTACTACAAACCAGGTCTTTGTCTCCTTTTAAATAACTGGACAGGAAGCGATGTTTGTATTCAGAAAGGTACATGCAGTTTagattagacccccccccccccccctgaatacTGTACACACCTTTAGTGTGCAGTTAAATGTTCGTGTAACTTTAGACATTTCTGTTCAAGTCGTGCTTCCATGTTAAGAAattcaaagaaaagcaaaagaccAACAAAAAATATCCTTTATTTAAATTCTACTAACGAACTGATGAACCGTTCATGCAGCCAAGGCATAACTTCTACGTAAAACATCTCTCCAGATTGGCAAATCAGCCGATGCAACGGACTGCTGGGGCAGCAAACAAAATGCAGCGattgtgcaaaaaaagaaagaaccgaAGACAACTCAGTTCATTACACACGAATAATAAGCTCTGACTCATCTGAACGCGGATGAATAATCTGAAATCACAACGGAAGAACCAAGTATCACAAGATATTATAACGTCACTAAAATACATTGCAACATGAAATAACGTCAGTTTCATTCAAGGCCGAGAGCTTTGTCAAGAAAGTTCGCAAAAAGCTTTGGCTGTCCGGGCGAGAAGCGCCTCAGACCAGACAGATCCATGGTCTTCAGGGTTTCTTCCAGGGTGCTGAAAGATAATAATTAGCATTTTACTTACTCTACTCAATAGCCTGACAAGAATTCATTTTACATTCGTGGGGAAACACACCTGCATGTGCAGTACAACAGGTGGGAGTCCATGTGGAGCTGCATGGCCAGCTCAATCTGGTGGTTGTTCATCAGCTTGTCATTGACGACAACCAGCAGAGGCTTGTCTGCACCCAGCGCCTCCAAACAGCTCCCTgaccctgaaaaaaaaaaaaacaagattcaaacTCACAACCAGAAGGACAACGAGTTTCTTTACTTGGAGGTGAATATACATCTATGTGTGTCTTTCTCCACGCGTGTCCTTGGACAGACATTTGCTCACCTGCGTGGCTGATGACGAGGTCCGCCTGCTTGAACTCTTCTTCTATGGAGTTCTTGAATCGGAACACCTCCAGCTTGACGTGTGGACAGGCGTCAGCGGTTGGAAGGACATTTCCTCTTCCAACCTGAAGAACCAAACGTCCGTAGCCACGAGCCTTTAAAACCTGCGGTGTGGAAAACGCTCACAAATTAACACTTACGTTGATCTTCAGACAGATACCATTTGGACAGTAAAGCCATTTCCTTAAATATAATCAATCACCGGTTCCTCGATGCCCTTCCCTGATACAAGTTCGTGTTTATAATTATTTGACTCACATGTCAACCCCCAAGGAGCCCATTTATTTCTCGTTACTGTATAGCGTTATAGTTTCGTACGGAAACCGGTTAAACCTCAGCTTGAAGGCTGTTCTTGCCTGAACATTCTCCGACGACGTGACGCTTTCGATGAGCTCGTCGAAGCTCGTGGTGCCCACAGTCACAAACACCGTCTTCATGGCCGCCGGGGTGAAAACCGACGGTCATCAGCGGCGTTAAAGCGTTTTAAACACTCCTCCAACAGCCCATGTTCAACGTGCCGCTCGGTAGAGCAGTGCTACTCCACCAACAGCCAGAGAACTGACGGCTACTTCCGCATTAATCGGATTACGTCATAGCCCGAACTGCGGTTGAAGCTACGCTGCCGCCTAGAGGTGTGGAGGTGTACAACAGTTCCTGTTAGACAGAAAGCCCCTCTactctctcttctctttatATGTACACGCTTGTCTTTGGCTACTTGCTACTTGGTTTCATTCAAATTAGATGCTAAAACCAACATATCTTTGCACACTTTTTAAAACTGTCCCTAGAACCACATAtacttaaaatgtattttcctctCAAAGCACCCGGAGCAGAAGAGCGGCCGGATGATTCATAGATGTCAGTGAATCCTCCTCACGCAGCAGCGGCCGCTGCTTTTATTAGCAGGGTTCTTACACGGCCACTGGGCAAAACGGTGCTTTGCTCATTTCATTACCAGGATCCTAAGAAGCTGAAATTAGAAATGATCAGTTCAAGGTCAgcagaaggaaaacaaagagtCACAAATAACTGGTTTTGTTTAATTATACTGTAAAACTCTGCTCCATGACAAATCAGAAAAGCCAGCATGTTATCACCGAATAACGACAACTCTCCATCtcagaataaaaaatgaaaagacatgACACTAGggtgcaacagaaaatatttaagGCTCTGTTAAATCCTCAgcttccccccccaaaaaagaataaTGTACCACATATCCTGAAAAACGCACAAATAAGCATAAACTAGTATAAAATCAGTCTAAAATTGGCTACCTATGTAATTAGATTTTTAATAAATAGGCTActataagaaaaagaaaaatacagaagTTACATTTGATTAACTGCGCCTGAACTTTTAGCAAACCACATTGCAGCAAGTTATCAGATGACGAGAAATGTCCTGAAatgaaagcaacacacacatgtagCGAAACACAAATATGAATTGCGAGATTCCTTTGGTCATTCCAAAATCATTCTCCCACGGATACCTCGAGAAAACTGAAAATGGAAGACCAGTTTCCACACGATTCATGCCTTACAGACGCCCTAGgctaaaagcaataaaatggCTCTTCTTTACCACCTCAAGTTGAATTAGTagaacattttcagttttgAGCATGCACGTTTTGAGCCTAGTGCTTCAGGATACTgcagtaattaaaatataaatacttcaACAACAGGCTGGTGGATCAAATGACCTCCCTGTTTGATTTAAGTCTCACTGGCTTAATCAACAAAGTTGCGCATCCAGCCTCGTTTTGTGAAAGACAAATTATAACACTGTAACTACACTTCTGTTACAGGTTGCGTCAGTCAGGAGACTTCTTCTGGACAAGATTTTAACGATAGCATTGGCAGTATAGCTGGGCAGCAAACTGCTCACGGCATGCGTGCTTAAAAGTCAAAATGTTTCATTACGAAATACTCTGTCGAATTCCAAACGCCATACATAATACAAGTAATAATAAAAGTATATAATAGTGATTAA of Brachionichthys hirsutus isolate HB-005 unplaced genomic scaffold, CSIRO-AGI_Bhir_v1 contig_1472, whole genome shotgun sequence contains these proteins:
- the LOC137914862 gene encoding UDP-N-acetylglucosamine transferase subunit ALG13-like; the protein is MKTVFVTVGTTSFDELIESVTSSENVQVLKARGYGRLVLQVGRGNVLPTADACPHVKLEVFRFKNSIEEEFKQADLVISHAGSGSCLEALGADKPLLVVVNDKLMNNHQIELAMQLHMDSHLLYCTCSTLEETLKTMDLSGLRRFSPGQPKLFANFLDKALGLE